Proteins encoded together in one Salarias fasciatus chromosome 17, fSalaFa1.1, whole genome shotgun sequence window:
- the cntn1b gene encoding contactin 1b → MASTAFLLLALSSSVSLTVAVLFGEPRIYGEDATGYGPIFEEEPVDVVYTEDSPDKRLSMNCRARANPPATYRWRRDQWEIKLMEQPDEHYSLVGGNLVITNPMQKKHAGTYVCVARNIYGTVISKEARVKFGFLGEFPDEERDPVYVKEGQGAVLLCAPPKAWPQEVSYRWIYNEFPVFLFTDRRRFVSQKTGNLYISKVEAQDAGNYSCFVSSPILGKSVFSKFIPLIPLPPEDGEERKYPADIRVKFPDTTAMLASNITLECFALGNPIPHIVWRKVDATDLPANHEISESGAVLHLYNVQYEDVGGYECEAINTKGKDWHKAWLYVESAPEWAETINNTQIDIGSEHTMRCVASGKPFPFIRWYKDGYMYGKGELKFSSLTFDDSGMYQCIAENYWGIKYANAELRVIACAPTFEFNPVKKQLLGANNGRVVIECKPRAAPRPQYTWTKGKELLFNNSRISILFDGSLEIRNATKNDEGVYTCLAENDRGKANSSGSLTITEATSLSVAPEDSEVKVGDEVILRCAASFDPMLDITFIWAIDFRVIDFDAEWQHYERVLTEDGVGDLRIKNAQIWHEGRYTCTAQTVVDSDSAYADLKVVGVPGPPGVIRVEEIGDTWVKLLWTKGSEHNSPILSYTIQTRHYWALYEDDWRNASTSPTFLDGSMDRAEVTDLYPWMEYQFRIIATNEYGSGEASIPSLKIKTWDAPPVISPTDLQGYGGRNGEVFITWTPVQPWYFYGKKFGYILAFKPHDAYDWWYETISDPETRRHVHRDTYFIPTDEDFQVREFQVKIKSFNVKGDGPYSLTKVIYYPRDVPTEPPTDVYARPVSSTEALVWWLPVVDTGTGLQQYIEGYQVKYWRKYDDPEPGAHRIFVSASVNQTRLENMLPDSHYLIEVRAFNGAGLGPPGEHCEMFTKRPPPPDPPRMWRYISWTGKWLYVWWDHITYDWFGNVSFPLYYKVMFRKTGYIYGKVYVTGWHFMDFPMPQVGDYELMVRGRYEGGDGPVRKIRIQGKASTITPTLSLVSSVLLAMCIVGLGI, encoded by the exons AAGAGGAGCCTGTCGATGTGGTTTATACTGAAGACTCACCTGATAAGAGGCTCTCAATGAACTGTCGGGCACGAGCAAACCCACCAGCGACATACAG GTGGCGTCGGGATCAGTGGGAAATCAAGCTGATGGAGCAGCCGGATGAGCACTACAGCTTGGTGGGGGGCAACCTGGTCATCACCAACCCCATGCAGAAGAAACATGCTGGGACGTACGTCTGTGTGGCCAGGAATATATACGGCACTGTCATCAGCAAAGAGGCTCGGGTCAAGTTTGGAT TTCTGGGCGAGTTTCCTGATGAAGAGAGAGACCCGGTGTATGTAAAGGAAGGACAGGGAGCGGTCCTGCTGTGTGCCCCTCCTAAAGCCTGGCCAC AGGAGGTGTCTTACCGCTGGATCTACAACGAGTTTCCAGTGTTCCTCTTCACAGACCGTCGTCGTTTCGTCTCGCAGAAGACGGGGAACCTGTACATCTCTAAAGTCGAGGCGCAGGATGCTGGAAACTATTCCTGCTTTGTTTCTAGTCCCATCTTAGGGAAGAGCGTCTTCTCAAAGTTCATCCCTCTCATCCCCTTACCTCCCGAGGACG GTGAGGAGAGGAAGTATCCGGCAGACATCAGGGTGAAGTTCCCAGACACCACTGCCATGCTGGCATCCAATATTACCTTGGAGTGCTTTGCTCTTGGAAA tcccATCCCCCACATCGTGTGGAGAAAGGTGGATGCCACAGACCTGCCGGCAAACCACGAAATCAGTGAATCGGGAGCCGTGCTCCACCTGTACAACGTTCAGTATGAAGATGTGGGCGGATATGAGTGTGAGGCCATCAACACCAAAGGAAAGGACTGGCACAAAGCCTGGCTCTATGTGGAGT ctgcacCTGAGTGGGCGGAGACAATCAACAACACTCAGATTGACATTGGCTCGGAGCACACGATGCGCTGCGTGGCATCGGGGAAACCCTTCCCGTTCATCCGCTGGTACAAGGATGGATACAtg tATGGGAAAGGTGAGCTGAAGTTTTCCAGTCTCACTTTTGACGACTCAGGGATGTACCAGTGTATTGCCGAGAACTACTGGGGCATCAAATACGCCAACGCTGAGCTGCGGGTCATTG CTTGTGCTCCAACGTTTGAGTTCAACCCTGTGAAGAAGCAGCTTCTGGGAGCTAATAATGGCCGTGTGGTGATTGAGTGTAAACCCAGGGCGGCGCCGCGGCCCCAATACACCTGGACGAAGGGCAAGGAGCTGCTTTTCAACAATTCACG TATATCCATCCTGTTCGACGGGAGTCTGGAAATCCGCAATGCCACCAAAAATGACGAGGGTGTTTACACCTGCCTTGCTGAGAATGACAGAGGAAAGGCCAACAGCTCCGGCTCTCTCACCATCACAG AGGCGACCAGCCTCTCAGTGGCTCCTGAAGACTCCGAGGTCAAGGTTGGTGATGAAGTGATCCTCAGATGCGCTGCTTCATTTGACCCCATGCTGGACATCACCTTCATCTGGGCCATAGACTTCAGAGTCATCGACTTTGACGCCGAGTGGCAACACTACGAACGCGTCTTG ACTGAAGATGGGGTCGGCGACCTGCGGATAAAGAACGCACAGATTTGGCACGAAGGTCGCTACACCTGCACGGCTCAGACCGTGGTGGACAGCGACTCGGCTTACGCTGACCTCAAAGTCGTCG GTGTGCCGGGGCCTCCTGGTGTGATCCGGGTGGAGGAGATCGGCGACACGTGGGTGAAGCTGCTGTGGACTAAAGGATCGGAGCATAACAGCCCCATCCTGTCCTACACCATCCAGACCAGGCACTACTGGGCTCTCTACGAGGACGACTGGAGGAATGCCAGCACGT cTCCAACCTTTCTTGATGGTAGCATGGACAGGGCGGAGGTGACAGACTTGTACCCCTGGATGGAGTATCAGTTCAGGATCATTGCTACCAATGAGTATGGCTCTGGAGAGGCCAGCATCCCCTCTCTCAAGATCAAAACCTGGGACGCCC CTCCAGTCATTTCACCCACGGATTTGCAAGGCTATGGAGGTCGAAATGGCGAGGTCTTCATCACATGGACA CCGGTGCAGCCGTGGTACTTCTATGGGAAGAAGTTTGGCTACATTTTGGCTTTCAAGCCTCACGATGCTTACGACTGGTGGTATGAGACGATCTCCGACCCCGAGACGAGACGACACGTCCACAGAGACACCTACTTTATCCCCACCGATGAAGATTTCCAAGTGCGTGAATTCCAGGTGAAGATCAAGTCCTTCAATGTGAAGGGAGACGGACCCTACAGCCTCACCAAGGTCATCTACTACCCACGAGACG TCCCGACAGAACCTCCCACTGACGTCTACGCTCGGCCAGTGTCTTCCACTGAAGCTCTGGTGTGGTGGCTGCCTGTGGTTGACACAGGAACAGGATTACAACAGTACATTGAGGGATACCAG GTGAAATACTGGAGAAAGTATGACGATCCAGAGCCAGGAGCCCATCGCATCTTCGTCTCAGCGTCGGTGAATCAGACCAGGCTGGAAAACATGCTGCCAGACTCGCACTACCTCATCGAGGTCCGCGCCTTCAACGGGGCGGGCCTTGGACCGCCTGGCGAGCACTGCGAGATGTTCACCAAGAGGCCCC CGCCGCCAGACCCTCCGAGGATGTGGCGCTACATCAGCTGGACGGGAAAATGGCTGTATGTGTGGTGGGACCACATCACGTACGACTGGTTCGGCAATGTTTCCTTTCCCCTGTACTACAAG GTCATGTTCAGGAAGACGGGGTATATTTACGGGAAGGTGTACGTCACCGGCTGGCACTTCATGGACTTCCCCATGCCTCAGGTGGGAGATTATGAGCTGATGGTGCGCGGGCGTTATGAGGGAGGAGACGGCCCGGTGAGGAAGATCAGGATTCAGG GTAAAGCATCTACAATCACGCCGACGTTAAGCCTTGTGTCGTCGGTGCTGCTGGCAATGTGCATCGTGGGACTGGGAATTTAA